The DNA window AGCCCTCTTCCTGTCTCCCCTCTTCCTGATGATCCCCAGTGCTGCCACAGCTCCGGCTCTTATTCTGGTTGGTTTATTTATGATCACTCCGGTTAAGGATATAGAGCTCCACGATATGACCGAGGCTCTCCCTGCCTTTTTGACCATGTTCATGATGCCCCTGACCTACAGCATATCAGAAGGAATTGTCTTTGGGATCGTATCCTATGTCATCCTGAAAGCCTGTACCGGTAAAGCTAAGAGCGTTCCTGTACTAACCTACATCATCGCTGCAATTTTTATTTTGAAGTTCTTTATCTGATCCTACCAGTTCTGTTAGACTGAATAGACCCCGTCCTTCTGAGGCGGGGTCTATTTATTATAGGAGTTCCCATGGGAATCAAGACAATATTTTTCGATGCCGACGGCACCCTTCTTGACTTCAGAAAAGCCGAAAATAAGGCATTAACAGGGCTTAAAGACTTTATGGGAAGTGACCTCTCTCAAGAGGATTTCATAAAGACCTACCACAAAATCAATGACAGAATCTGGATGGAGCTGGAAGAGGGAAGTATAACAGCGGCAGAACTGAAGCAGGAACGTTTCCACCGTTTTGCCGCAGCCATGAAGTCGAAGGTGTCAGCCCGGGAGCTCTCCGAGTTCTATCTCAGGGCATTGGGGCAGGGATGCTTTTATCTGAAGGACGCACAGAACCTCCTGAAGGCTCTACAGGAAGACTTTCCCATGGCAATGATAACCAATGGCCTCACGGCAGTACAAGAGGCCAGATTCGAAGCATTGGGCTTTTATGACCTCTTTACAGAAATTCTTATTTCCGAGACAGAAGGAATAGCGAAACCGGACCCTGAAATATTCAAGAGAGCAGCACAGCGTATGGGGGTCCCTCTGAATAAGGAGATTCTGATGGTAGGCGACAGCCTGAGCTCCGATATTGCCGGCGGTATAGCAGCGGGAATCAGTACATGCTGGTACAATCCCGGTGTATGGGAAAATCATTCCTCCCACAAGGCGGATTATGAGATACAGTCTTTGATGGAAATATTGGAAATACTGTAATTAAGTACAACCGATGGAAAGGCTGTCCAGATAGGAGATAGTGACGGCAATGGCTCCCTCAGGTTCGAACTTTTCAATCATGGCAATCTGAAAGGCAAAGGCTTCAATCAGACTGAACAGCTGATAGGCCGTTTCCTTGGCCGGAACCTTTCGGAACTCACCCTTCTGAATCCCCTGTCTGATCAACTTTGAAAAAAGATAGATCAGTCCGACAGTTCTTTTCTCAATATCCCTGGAATAGTCCTTACCCTGCCGTTTCATCTGAAACAGAAAATCAGCCAGACAGGAAAAAAAGTCTCTTTTTCTATAACACTTCTCAATGATATCCCTGCAGATGAATTTCATCTTGATCAACTCGCTCTGACCATCATCGGTAAAAAGAACCTTGTAGTCCTTGTACATCCCCTCGGTCATCTGTTTCACCGCATAGTAAAAAATCTCTTCCTTGTCTTTAAAGTAGAGGTAGAGAGTCGGCCTTGAAATACCACAGCGTTCGGCGATGTAGGAGAGATTCGTATCCTGATATCCTTTCTGGGCAAAGATAACAAAGGCCCGTTTAAGAATTTCCTGTTTTCGTTTCTCATGATCAATTATCTTGGGCATATATATCAATTATAGCCTGTCAGTATCGATTTGACTATGACACATTTTACTTATTTGTATATCAAAAACCCCGGGATCTATACAACAGCCACTCGGAGCCAAAAAAAGGCCGATCCCGACAGGAGCAGCCTTAAGTGCAGTTTTTTTAGGGTATGCCGCTTAAGTACAACGTACTCCATGGCGGCATTATGTCAATAACAACTGCCTAAAAAAGATACCTAAACTAAAATGCTGAAAGATCCACCTCCTTGTCATAGTCGATGCCGTCTACATTAAATCCGTGAAGCTTAAGATAATCTTCCCGGAATCCTTTAATATCCGATAAGTCGGATACATTTTCTGTAGTAACCTGGTCCCAGAGGTCGGAGACCGCGCTCTGCACATCTTCACGCATTTCCCAGTCATCAATCCGAATACGCCCCTTTTCATCCACAGGAACGTCCTTCCCGGGTTTGAGGCGATCCTTGAAGAGGCGGTACATCTGTTCGATGCAGCCTTCGTGAATTCCCTTTTCTTTCATGACCTTAAAGAGCAGGGCCATATAGAGGGGAACAACAGGAATGACCGAACTGGCACGTGTGACCAGAGCCTTGTTGACAGACACAAAGGCCTGCCCGTGCACATCTTTCAGCATTGTTGTGAGAGCTGCCGCGCTGTTTTCCAGATTTTCCTTGGCTTTACCGATGGTTCCTTCCCTGTAAACGGGGTAGGTCACGTCCGGTCCGATATAGGAATAGGATACAGTACGAAATCCCTCTGCCAGAATTCCGGCAGATTTGAACTGACTGGTCCAGCGCATCCAGTCCTCACCGCCCATGACCTTAACAGTCGGGGCTATTTCTTCTTCATCAGCCGGTTCAATAGTAACATCATTGACTGTCTGATTCATAAAATCTACGGATTGAGCCGTATAGGATTTTCCAATGGGTTTTAATACAGAGCGATAGGTTTCTCCTGTTTCAGGATCCACTCTGACAGGTGATGCCAGGGAGTAGACCAGCAGATCCACCTGACCCCAATTCTCCTTGATCCAATGAATGGCTTGAGACTTGACATCATCAGAGAAGGCATCGCCGTCTATGGTGAAGGATTTGATCCCTTCTCTTTTAGAAAACTTGTCAAAGGCTCTGTTATTATACCATCCGGGGCTGGCAGTTCTCTTGGGGGAAGGCCCCTTTTCGAAAGAGACTCCCAGTGTCTCAGCTCCACCGGCAAAAGCGGCGGTAATCCGGGATGCCAGACCAAAGCCTGTAGAGCAACCGACAATGAGGATTCTTTTGGGCATTTCCAGAGCCCCTTGTCCTTTCACAAAGCCTATCTGGTTTTCTACTTCTTTTTCGCATCCTTCTGGATGAGCCGTGAGACAGACGCTTTTTATAATTTTCGGTTCTATGATCATTCTGTTTATTCCTTGATTCGTCCGTAGCTTCTACACAGTACCAGAGCCATAACAGGACTCTGGTATTTTATTTAATTAGACCCAGGGGTTTTCATGATGCACATCCAGGAAGCTTCTGCAGCCATTTCGTCACCGACAAAAGCCTTTCCCTTCTGCTTAATCATCATACCGCTGATTCTTTCATTAACAATCTCCATACGGACTTCGTCTCCTGGAACAACCTGGCGGCGAAACTTGGCTTTCTCTATGGAGGCTAAAAAGAAGAGGCCCTCTTCATTCCGCAGTTTTTTAAGACCCGCACCACCGCACTGAGCCATGGCTTCCACCAGAAGGACTCCCGGTACAACCGGGTATTCCGGGAAATGACCCTTAAAAAAGAAGTCATCCATGGTGTATTTCCTGTATCCGACAACACCCTCTTCGGAAACATTTTCCAGGCGGTCTACAAAGAGAAAGGGAGCCCGATGGGGGAGTAATTGTTCCATTTCTGTCATATCTTAATCCTCGTACTTCTTGAAAATAATGGAGGCATTGTGGCCTCCGAATCCCAGTGAATCACTGAGAACCGCGTTAACCCTGGCATCGACTCCGACACCCGGCAGGTAATCGAGATCACAGCCTTCTTCAGGATTTTCCAGAGTCAGTGTACCGGGGAGAAACTGATTTTGAATGGCCAGTACAGCTACGATGGCTTCCACGCCACCCGCAGCGCCGACCATATGAGCGGTGATGGCCTTGGTGGAAGAGACTTTCAGTTTATAGGCATGAGTTCCGAATGCCAACTTGATGGCCTTGGTTTCGATGGGATCGTTAGTGGGTGTGGATGTGCCGTGGGCATTGATGTAATCAATATCCTCAGGATTCAGGCCGGCATCTTCCAGAGCAAGTCTCATGGAGGCGGCAGCCCCTTTCCCATCGGGATCTGGTGAGGTCAGATGACCGGCATCGCAGGTAGCACCATAGCCTACCAGCTCGGCATAGATGGGAGCGTTCCTTTTTTTGGCATGTTCCAATTCTTCCAAAATAATGACACCGGCACCCTCTCCCATGATAAAACCGTCACGGTCTTTATCAAAGGGACGGCAGGCCACTTCGGGTGTATCATTGAACTTGGTGGAGAGTGCCTGGATTCTAGAAAACCCTCCGATACTAAAGGGGGTAATAGCCGCCTCCATGCCACCGGTGAACATGCAGTCGACCCTTCCGCTTCTGATCATATCCAAAGATTGACCAATGGCATCGGTGGCGCTGGCACAGGCTGTAGAAACGGAGGAACAGGGTCCATGGAGTCCAAGTTTAATGGCAACATTGGCGGGCCCCTCATTGCTGATCATCTTGGGAATGGTCATGGGGGCAATCCCGGAGGGTCCTCTTTTAAAAAGCTGCATCATGTTTTCTTCTATCACTTCAAATCCGCCGATTCCATTGCCAAGGCAGACACCGACTCTGTGAGGATCAAAACTGCCTTCTATAAATCGGGCATCCCTGGCTGCCTGAACGGCAGAGGCAACGGCATATATAGTAAATTCAGCCATTTTTCTGACTTCTTTCCGGTCTACATAGAGGGTGGAGTCAAAATCCTTCACTTCTCCCGTGACTCTGCATGCAAATTGTTCGGTGTCAAACTTTGTATTAGCTCCGATTCCGGTCTTGCCTTCTTTCAGGGATTTCCAGAAAGCGGGGACATCATTCCCTGCGGGATTAACCGTACCCATTCCTGTGACTACTACACGTCTTTTCATATTAAACCACTCTCCTTAAGAGTTACTTTTAGATTGAAGACCGAAAAAAAATCGGCCGGTTACATCACCATTCCGCCGTCTACATTCAGGACCTGTCCTGTGATGTAGGAGGCTTTGTCTGAAGACAGAAAAAGTACGGCTTCCGCTATATCCCGTCCAGAACCGGTGCGTCCAAGGGGAATCTGCTTTTTCAGTTCATCCATGACCTTGTCGCCAAGATCCTTGGTCATATCTGTATTGATAAAACCGGGAGCAATAGCATTCACTCTCACACCCCGGGAGGCTACTTCTTTGGCCAGACTCTTTGTCAGGCCGATCATTCCGGCCTTGGAGGCGGCGTAGTTACACTGCCCTGCATTCCCCATGACTCCCACAACACTGCTCATATTGATGATACAGCCTTTTCGCTTACGGATCATCTGGGCGGCGGCAATTCGTGAGATGAGGAAGGCACTTGTCAGGTTCACTTTCAAGACCTGTTCCCACTGATCCATGCTCATGCGGAAGATCAGGCCGTCTCTGGTGATGCCTGCATTGTTCACGACAACATCCAGGCCCTCTTTGGCCAGGGGGTCAACAATGGCAGTCATCTGCTCTTCGTCTGTCACATTACCCTGATGCCAGGTCACGGTAGTTCCCTTCTCTGAGGCCAGAGCCTGAAGCTCATCTATATAAGGACTGGGACTGGTACTGATAAAGTGGACAGTGGCCTCTTCTTCAAGAAAAAGCTGCACTATTTCTTTTCCGATTCCCCGGGAGCCCCCGGTAACAAGAACTGTTTTGCCTTTCATGTTTTCTCTCCCTGCTGATTAATGAATATTTTTTATGTTTTCAAGAAGACCATTCAGACCCTCAAGAGTACCGCAGGAAAAGACTTCCTGCTCCATTCCGGATTTTTTCCATAGTCCTGTGAGGACCGTCCCGGGCCCGGCTTCGGCAACACGGAAGATTCCGGATGAACCGAGATTTCTTTCAATCTCCAGCCACTGTACGGGGCTGACCATCTGCTGAATACTCAGTTCCCTGGCTTCTTCTCCCGTAGTAACAAGGGTTCCGGTCACATTGGAATAAAAATCTTTCACCGGATCAGAAAACTTCAGTCCCCCCAGGAAATCGGCGAGAGCCTCTTTTCCGCTGTCCAGGAGAGGAGTGTGAAAAGGACCGGAGACTTTAAGGGGAATGACCCGTTTGGCTCCGGCTGCTTTTAAAGCACCCTGAACATCTGCAATACCGGCGGTAGTTCCTGAGATGACGACCTGAACAGGGCTGTTGTTATTGGCCGCATACACATGAGTGCTCTGACAGTTGGCCAGGACCTTCTGTATGGCATCAAAATCAAGCCCCATGACAGCAGCCATTCCCACATCCCCATAACGGGTTATTACCTGCGCAGCCGTAGAAGACATGATGTCTCCCCTCGCGGAAACAAGTGAAAAAACATCGGATTCTGTTAAAATACCTGCATCGACCATGGCCGAAAACTCACCCAGGCTGAATCCTGCGGTGCAGGAAGAGTGGATTTTTTCTTCATTCAGGGCCCGGAGAACAGAGAGATTCACAAGAGTGACAGCCACCTGAGTGTTCTTTGTCTCTTTCAGATCTTCAATAGAACCTTCGAATAAAAGGCCGCTCATATCCTTTCCGATGATGTCTGAAGCCAGGGAGAAGAGTTCTCTGACACAGTCATAGGATTCCCAGAGGTCTTTTCCCATACCGGGAAACTGAGCGCCCTGTCCGGAAAATAAAAAAGCTGTTTTATTGTCTACCATACGAAATAGTTTCCTCCATAGGACAGTCCGGCTCCAAAACCGACACTGATCACCTTATGATTTTTCTTCAGAAGTCCCTGATCATCCATATCGGATAAGGCAATAGGAACGGTGGCTGCAGAGGTATTCCCATAATTCTGCAGGTTCACAAAAAATTTGTCCATAGGAATTTTAAGCCGTTTTGAAGCAGCCTGAATGATTCTAAGATTTGCCTGGTGTGGAACGATCCAATCCAGTTCATTCTTATCAATCCCGGCTCTTTCCAGTAATTCCAATATTGTCTGGCAGATGACCCGAACAGCAAATTCATATACCCGCCTGCCATCCATGGCGATATACAGATCCTGGGGATTTTTCAGATCCGCCATGATTTCCGGTGTCAGAGGGTTTTTAGATCCCCCGGTTTTCACAATCAAGGCATCCCATCCACTCCCTTCGGAGCGCAGGCTGGAAAATTTGATTCCCCGGTCTTCCTCGTCGGAGACTGAAACCACAACAGCACCC is part of the Oceanispirochaeta sp. genome and encodes:
- a CDS encoding YjjG family noncanonical pyrimidine nucleotidase, giving the protein MGIKTIFFDADGTLLDFRKAENKALTGLKDFMGSDLSQEDFIKTYHKINDRIWMELEEGSITAAELKQERFHRFAAAMKSKVSARELSEFYLRALGQGCFYLKDAQNLLKALQEDFPMAMITNGLTAVQEARFEALGFYDLFTEILISETEGIAKPDPEIFKRAAQRMGVPLNKEILMVGDSLSSDIAGGIAAGISTCWYNPGVWENHSSHKADYEIQSLMEILEIL
- a CDS encoding TetR/AcrR family transcriptional regulator; amino-acid sequence: MPKIIDHEKRKQEILKRAFVIFAQKGYQDTNLSYIAERCGISRPTLYLYFKDKEEIFYYAVKQMTEGMYKDYKVLFTDDGQSELIKMKFICRDIIEKCYRKRDFFSCLADFLFQMKRQGKDYSRDIEKRTVGLIYLFSKLIRQGIQKGEFRKVPAKETAYQLFSLIEAFAFQIAMIEKFEPEGAIAVTISYLDSLSIGCT
- the fabV gene encoding enoyl-ACP reductase FabV — its product is MIIEPKIIKSVCLTAHPEGCEKEVENQIGFVKGQGALEMPKRILIVGCSTGFGLASRITAAFAGGAETLGVSFEKGPSPKRTASPGWYNNRAFDKFSKREGIKSFTIDGDAFSDDVKSQAIHWIKENWGQVDLLVYSLASPVRVDPETGETYRSVLKPIGKSYTAQSVDFMNQTVNDVTIEPADEEEIAPTVKVMGGEDWMRWTSQFKSAGILAEGFRTVSYSYIGPDVTYPVYREGTIGKAKENLENSAAALTTMLKDVHGQAFVSVNKALVTRASSVIPVVPLYMALLFKVMKEKGIHEGCIEQMYRLFKDRLKPGKDVPVDEKGRIRIDDWEMREDVQSAVSDLWDQVTTENVSDLSDIKGFREDYLKLHGFNVDGIDYDKEVDLSAF
- the fabZ gene encoding 3-hydroxyacyl-ACP dehydratase FabZ, producing MTEMEQLLPHRAPFLFVDRLENVSEEGVVGYRKYTMDDFFFKGHFPEYPVVPGVLLVEAMAQCGGAGLKKLRNEEGLFFLASIEKAKFRRQVVPGDEVRMEIVNERISGMMIKQKGKAFVGDEMAAEASWMCIMKTPGSN
- the fabF gene encoding beta-ketoacyl-ACP synthase II — translated: MKRRVVVTGMGTVNPAGNDVPAFWKSLKEGKTGIGANTKFDTEQFACRVTGEVKDFDSTLYVDRKEVRKMAEFTIYAVASAVQAARDARFIEGSFDPHRVGVCLGNGIGGFEVIEENMMQLFKRGPSGIAPMTIPKMISNEGPANVAIKLGLHGPCSSVSTACASATDAIGQSLDMIRSGRVDCMFTGGMEAAITPFSIGGFSRIQALSTKFNDTPEVACRPFDKDRDGFIMGEGAGVIILEELEHAKKRNAPIYAELVGYGATCDAGHLTSPDPDGKGAAASMRLALEDAGLNPEDIDYINAHGTSTPTNDPIETKAIKLAFGTHAYKLKVSSTKAITAHMVGAAGGVEAIVAVLAIQNQFLPGTLTLENPEEGCDLDYLPGVGVDARVNAVLSDSLGFGGHNASIIFKKYED
- the fabG gene encoding 3-oxoacyl-[acyl-carrier-protein] reductase, translated to MKGKTVLVTGGSRGIGKEIVQLFLEEEATVHFISTSPSPYIDELQALASEKGTTVTWHQGNVTDEEQMTAIVDPLAKEGLDVVVNNAGITRDGLIFRMSMDQWEQVLKVNLTSAFLISRIAAAQMIRKRKGCIINMSSVVGVMGNAGQCNYAASKAGMIGLTKSLAKEVASRGVRVNAIAPGFINTDMTKDLGDKVMDELKKQIPLGRTGSGRDIAEAVLFLSSDKASYITGQVLNVDGGMVM
- a CDS encoding ACP S-malonyltransferase; translation: MVDNKTAFLFSGQGAQFPGMGKDLWESYDCVRELFSLASDIIGKDMSGLLFEGSIEDLKETKNTQVAVTLVNLSVLRALNEEKIHSSCTAGFSLGEFSAMVDAGILTESDVFSLVSARGDIMSSTAAQVITRYGDVGMAAVMGLDFDAIQKVLANCQSTHVYAANNNSPVQVVISGTTAGIADVQGALKAAGAKRVIPLKVSGPFHTPLLDSGKEALADFLGGLKFSDPVKDFYSNVTGTLVTTGEEARELSIQQMVSPVQWLEIERNLGSSGIFRVAEAGPGTVLTGLWKKSGMEQEVFSCGTLEGLNGLLENIKNIH
- a CDS encoding beta-ketoacyl-ACP synthase III; the protein is MTTTIRNGIITGLGKSLPHRKVSNDDLSNWVDTSDEWIRSHTGIESRYLASEGESCSTLGIEAARLALLSSGVSKDDIGMIIVATSTPDYKAFPSTACLIQDALDIPRAGAFDLAAACSGFSYALETARSFIYAGTCDHVIVVGAEVLSSVVNWKDRNTCVLFGDGAGAVVVSVSDEEDRGIKFSSLRSEGSGWDALIVKTGGSKNPLTPEIMADLKNPQDLYIAMDGRRVYEFAVRVICQTILELLERAGIDKNELDWIVPHQANLRIIQAASKRLKIPMDKFFVNLQNYGNTSAATVPIALSDMDDQGLLKKNHKVISVGFGAGLSYGGNYFVW